The following proteins are encoded in a genomic region of Gossypium hirsutum isolate 1008001.06 chromosome D05, Gossypium_hirsutum_v2.1, whole genome shotgun sequence:
- the LOC107906875 gene encoding uncharacterized protein, protein MLRPGPRPYVCERRAWHSDRHQPMRGSLIQEIFRVVNEIHSSATKKNKEWQEKLPVVVLKAEEIMYSKANSEAEYMDIKTLWDRTNDAINTIIRRDESTETGELLQPCIEAALNLGCTARRTLRSQRNCSPRSYLNPGAQKAEGTTQGNLITNSHCMASYSSFLKHTTVNMTDMGSEAQKHIAQNGNRGTDKFSFASNNSPLASNVEKHPPNTYSVYPLFYGNHLKVEEQRHGYGISPKSFSNTVEPAMMGVIHSLFSPDVDSSNKMNQTDVRNTSNNPHEIPCDLSLRLGPLSTPCLSAGNSRHKEIKNTDSTFLEWNKFSYLTPPIGKSLSSLPRSNRDAPLNPYSNERNLEGGHMDVDATLSKRKTIYGPPVDQQFCLSPKLPCSELTGRMKRVGS, encoded by the exons ATGCTTAGACCTGGTCCAAGACCTTATGTCTGTGAGAGAAGAGCTTGGCACAGTGATAGACACCAACCCATGAGGGGTTCTCTCATTCAGGAAATTTTCAG AGTTGTAAATGAGATTCATAGCTCAGCAACAAAGAAGAACAAGGAATGGCAAGAGAAGCTCCCTGTTGTTGTCTTAAAAGCAGAAGAAATTATGTATTCCAAAGCCAATTCTGAG GCTGAGTACATGGACATTAAAACCCTCTGGGATCGAACAAATGATGCCATTAACACAATCATTAGACGTGATGAGAGTACTGAAACTGGAGAGCTTCTTCAACCTTGTATTGAAG CTGCTCTTAATTTGGGCTGCACTGCGAGAAGGACTTTGCGGAGCCAACGGAATTGTAGTCCAAGATCTTATCTTAACCCGGGTGCTCAAAAAGCAGAGGGCACTACTCAAGGAAATCTCATAACTAATTCACATTGCATGGCTAGTTATTCCAGCTTCCTAAAACACACAACCGTGAACATGACGGATATGGGCTCTGAAGCTCAGAAACACATTGCTCAGAACGGTAACCGTGGCACTGACAAGTTTTCTTTTGCATCAAACAATAGTCCTCTTGCTAGTAATGTAGAGAAGCATCCTCCAAATACCTATTCAGTTTATCCTCTTTTCTATGGAAACCACCTTAAAGTTGAAGAACAGCGGCATGGTTATGGAATCTCACCAAAGTCATTTTCTAACACAGTAGAGCCTGCCATGATGGGTGTCATTCATAGTCTCTTCTCTCCTGATGTGGACTCCTCAAATAAGATGAACCAAACAGATGTTAGAAATACTTCTAACAACCCACATGAAATTCCCTGTGACCTATCACTGCGGCTGGGCCCTCTCTCAACACCTTGCCTGAGTGCTGGAAACAGTAGGCACAAGGAAATTAAAAACACCGATTCCACCTTTCTAGAGTGGAACAAGTTCAGTTATCTGACACCCCCAATTGGTAAAAGTTTATCTTCCTTACCCCGGAGCAACAGAGATGCCCCCTTGAACCCGTATTCAAACGAACGGAATCTTGAAGGTGGACATATGGATGTAGATGCAACATTGAGCAAGCGAAAGACAATTTATGGTCCACCAGTCGATCAGCAATTTTGTTTGTCACCAAAGCTTCCTTGCAGCGAATTAACTGGAAGAATGAAGCGTGTAGGATCCTAG
- the LOC107906874 gene encoding putative clathrin assembly protein At2g25430 gives MSSSTIRKAIGAVKDQTSIGIAKVASNMAPDLEVAVVKATSHDDDPADEKYIREILNLTSYSRGYVHACVSAVSKRLGKTRDWIVALKALVLVHRLMNDGDPVFQEEILYATRKGTRLLNMSDFRDEAHSSSWDHSAFVRTYAMYLDQRLELMLFDRKRGSGSGSGGSSHGNGDDRYSVRDNFRSPPPRQNEYDYGDFRGDNNGYGNYGMTRRTRSFGDMSEAVGRDGREEKKAVTPLREMKPERIFGKMGHLQRLLDRFLSCRPTGLAKNGRMILIALYPVVKESFQLYADICEVLAVLLDRFFDMEYPDCVKAFDAYASAAKQIDELIAFYNWCKDIGVARSSEYPEVQRITDKLLETLEEFVRDRAKKPTSPERKELPPPPKEEEPEPNMNEVKALPAPENYAPPPPPSEPEPVKPPEPQEDLVNLRDDVVTADDQGNKFALALFNGPAANNGNGSWEAFPSNGQPELTSAWQTPAAEPGKADWELALVESASNLSRQKAALGGGLDPLLLNGMYDQGMVRQHVSTGQLSGGSASSVALPGPGKTPVLALPAPDGTVQNVNQDPFAASLSIPPPSYVQMADMEKKQHLLVQEQQVWQQYSKDGMQGQSSLAKINNPGYYGPGPMPVMPYGMPPVNGMGPPPGYYYTPY, from the coding sequence ATGTCGTCGAGCACGATTCGGAAAGCGATCGGGGCCGTTAAGGACCAAACGAGCATTGGAATAGCCAAGGTAGCGAGCAACATGGCGCCGGACCTCGAGGTGGCGGTCGTGAAGGCGACGAGCCACGACGACGATCCAGCTGACGAGAAATACATACGAGAAATCCTGAATTTGACCTCGTACTCACGCGGATACGTTCACGCGTGCGTGTCGGCTGTGTCGAAACGGCTAGGGAAGACACGTGACTGGATCGTGGCACTCAAAGCACTGGTGCTTGTTCACAGGCTGATGAATGATGGAGATCCGGTGTTTCAAGAAGAGATCTTGTATGCTACAAGGAAAGGTACGAGGTTGTTGAATATGTCGGATTTTAGAGATGAGGCTCACTCGAGTTCTTGGGATCATTCTGCTTTTGTAAGAACCTATGCTATGTATTTAGATCAAAGACTTGAATTGATGCTTTTCGATAGGAAAAGAGGCAGTGGCAGTGGTTCTGGGGGAAGTAGTCATGGAAATGGTGATGATAGATACAGTGTGAGAGACAATTTCCGGTCACCGCCACCAAGGCAGAATGAGTATGATTATGGCGATTTCAGAGGTGATAATAATGGGTATGGGAATTACGGGATGACCAGGAGAACGAGGTCTTTTGGTGACATGAGTGAGGCGGTTGGGAGAGATGGGAGAGAAGAGAAGAAGGCAGTGACCCCATTGAGGGAAATGAAGCCTGAGAGGATTTTTGGGAAGATGGGTCACTTGCAGAGGTTGTTGGATCGGTTCTTGTCTTGTAGGCCTACAGGGTTGGCTAAGAATGGTAGGATGATCTTGATTGCTTTGTATCCTGTTGTGAAAGAAAGTTTTCAGTTATATGCAGATATTTGTGAGGTTTTGGCTGTGTTGCTTGATAGATTTTTTGATATGGAGTACCCAGATTGTGTTAAGGCATTTGATGCATATGCGAGTGCAGCGAAGCAGATTGATGAGTTGATTGCATTTTATAATTGGTGTAAGGATATCGGTGTGGCTAGGTCATCGGAGTATCCTGAGGTGCAGAGGATTACAGATAAGTTGTTGGAGACATTGGAGGAATTTGTGAGGGATAGAGCTAAGAAGCCAACGAGTCCAGAGAGAAAGGAGCTTCCTCCTCCACCTAAAGAGGAAGAGCCTGAACCAAATATGAATGAAGTAAAGGCGCTACCTGCACCTGAGAATTATGCTCCACCACCGCCACCATCAGAGCCGGAGCCTGTTAAACCTCCAGAACCCCAGGAGGATTTAGTGAATTTGAGGGATGATGTTGTCACAGCCGATGATCAGGGAAACAAATTTGCTTTGGCTTTGTTTAATGGTCCTGCAGCAAATAATGGTAATGGATCATGGGAAGCTTTCCCATCAAATGGGCAGCCCGAATTGACATCTGCTTGGCAAACCCCAGCTGCTGAACCAGGGAAGGCAGATTGGGAATTGGCTTTGGTTGAGTCAGCAAGTAATTTGTCGAGGCAAAAAGCAGCTTTGGGTGGTGGGCTTGATCCATTATTGTTGAATGGCATGTATGATCAGGGAATGGTAAGGCAGCATGTCAGCACTGGTCAGTTAAGTGGGGGGAGTGCCAGTAGTGTGGCGTTGCCAGGGCCAGGGAAGACACCGGTTTTAGCTCTTCCTGCACCAGATGGAACAGTTCAGAATGTCAATCAAGACCCATTTGCTGCGTCATTGAGCATTCCACCTCCTTCATATGTGCAAATGGCTGACATGGAAAAGAAGCAACATTTACTTGTCCAGGAACAGCAGGTATGGCAGCAATATTCGAAGGATGGAATGCAAGGTCAATCTAGTTTGGCCAAGATTAACAACCCTGGATATTATGGACCTGGACCGATGCCAGTGATGCCTTATGGAATGCCACCTGTTAATGGAATGGGGCCACCGCCCGGGTATTACTACACACCTTACTGA